The genomic DNA TCCTACTGCAGCAACCCAAGATTTTAGTCTGCGGAAAGTTCATGAATAATCTTCGAACAGATAGGGTTGGAGCAAAGTCCTTGATAACTTATCATCAATAGCTTAATGCTTCCCCTCATTCTGACCTTAATTCTGCACTTTCATAATGGCGACAAAATCAGCATATAAAGACCTTTTCAAACGAATTAGAGcaagtccaacttaattaattCTTTTTAagtattataaaatattaactctTAGTGATTTAAGACATAATTTTGAATTTCAACTCCAACAATGTTACTTATCTTCATTccttattattataataataataaatttgaatgAGATATGAAAGGAAGAGAGAGAAAAGAACtaaaaagaagagagagaaattaattttttattaataaaaatgatGTAACGGATGACTTGTGATTCCTTAAAGATAAGGTATGAGAGAAGTATCTTAGTGATATAAGGAATCCCTTGCAATTTTATGTCATTTTCCTTATATTTGGACTTAAGAGCATGTTTAAGGGAgctgttggacttgctcttaaGTGCTTCCAGTGACTACAAATTTAGAGCGACAAAAGTTCTGCAGCCAAAATGAATATTGTCAGAGAGGGTTGGCGATCAGCTGGAAACTGATAATCTCTACTATTTGATGAAATTGCAATTTTAGTGCTTAAACAGAACTGTAAATCTTTAACCAAGACTATGGTGACAGATACTAAAGTTAAACATTTTAATCACATAATATTGATTATGGTCAATCTGGTCTAGTAGACTTGTACAAATATCTTATATTGCATTACGTTGACTTCTAAATTTACTGAATTCTGTTCACTTGATGAACCTCCTCTAAAGAAAAAATCCCTCACCAATGAGATTTCCACATTCTATTCACATATTAAACGAAATTATTATCGTTACCAAAAATTTATTTTACTTATAAAAAATATTAACATAATTAACACTTAAATTAGTATATCAACTGAAAGTGGATAATAGTTTTGAGACAGACAGAATATGAAATGTGGCGACAACAATAAATGGAGCAGAGGGGGGGGGGTAATATTTAAAAGGAAATTGCAAGTGATTCTCCACTTTCCACATTTCACTCCTCTAGGCTCTAAAATGATTAATATGTGGCTAGGCGTTTTAACAAAATGTTGATGACGTCAAATTATTCAAAATTTGCAGGATGCAATCGGGAGGAAATAGCAGAAAGAAGAGGCTTTAATCGTCATGCAAAAGAGGCTGTATGTGCATATTCATACAGCCTCTTTGCATTTGGAAGTAGCTTAACTCTAGACCAAGCCCTCCCTTGTTCCGCCATTAATTTGACATATTACTATTTCATTCTCTCTGGGTTTCATTATTGGACTGTAGCTTCGGGTATCGACCTTCCCTAACACTCCAGTGTTGTCAATCTTGGTTGTCCATACAAATTAGATACTCAATCTCAACTATACATACCAACTAGAGCACTCTCGTCAAGGCCATCGCTTTCCTAATTTTCTGATCTATTCATCATATGCACTAAcaataaaattaattaagaatGACAAGAACATGTTAAACTCGATATTAGTTTTGAAATACAACGAAAACAACAAATCAAGAATGGCAAACCCATCTATTATATTCCTCAAAGAAACAAAGGAAGAGAAAGAATTAAAGCTCCTGCTAACTAAAACCTAATACATGCAAACAAACTACTAATCCTTGGGCGTAACTTCCTGGTAAGCAATTTCTTCAACTCTTTTTTGTACTGATCAGAGTGACAAAACTTCTTCAAGAATTGGTGGGACATCAATTCGTGTATCGTAGCTGGGCCGCCAGACGATGAACCACAAAATCTCACAAAATCTTCCAAAAGTTCAGGTAGCTTCTTCTCCGCAGGCCCTGTTCCGTTGAACAAATCATAAGCCAATGTTCCCACCATACTAAAATCACCTTTCTTGTTCTTCTTATTCGAACTAGGATACTCGACCACCTCGGTTTTGGTTAGCCACGTAGGAAACTCTAGTTTTACATTAGCTTTCTCATCCAAGAACACGTCTGTACTGCACAAATTCCCATGCACGCGGCCGCCGCTTCCATGAATGCAGTCCATGGCTTTTAGGGTTTCCATTATAACAAAAGCAACGATCTCTTCAGGCAAGCCATGCTTGAAAATACCCATAGAAGACAGAGGTTTTTTTGAATCAGGCATCACGACGCATAGATGATTCTCCTTTATGAAAGAACAATGGACGGATCGAACGATGTTTGGGTGTTGGCAACACTTCTTTGCTTGGAAGATCTCTTTGAGTATAGGGTCTAAAGGATACATATCGTCTTTTTGATTCAAATCGAAAATCTTGATGAAAACATTATGATTATGGACATCGTCATGAGCATAAACAGCCTTGTACAAAGTCGAGTAGTAGGAAGAAGCAACTTTATCGACTAACTTGTAGGCCTTGGAATCTGCCAAGTAGTTGGGGGGTTTCATACTTTAAGGTTTATTCTAAGAGATGCGAATGAAAGTAATTTAGAAGACCCTGAAACTATATTTATAGGGGTTGCTTAGTCCTCTTAAGTCTAGGAGACTCTTTTAATACAAGTCTATATGTGTATTGATAATACATTGATCTTCGATAGGAAAAAAAAAGATTTTTATCTTTTAACTTTGGGCCCATGTTTGTCAAAATAAGGAACTTAACGCTCAAGTAATTGTTTTCTTTCCTTGAAGTTGGCATCCACACCTCCTTTAAACTCTCATGAACTTTCGACCAATTTTATTACCGATCACCTTTTCTCAATCATTTACGATATAAACTTGTGAATGAACAATCTGTTAAACTTGATTAAGATTCCTTTAAATATTATAACCAGACTTTATGTCCAGGCCATTCCAGTTTTTCATTCTCTTTACCAGTAAAATCTTGATCTTGGTGTAGTGCAATCAGTTAGTTAACTTCATTGCTAAAAGATGTATAGTTATCTCCTAGTTCTCTCATAGTTCTCTCAGTGCGTTGTGACACCTATTAGCAAGATCAGTCATGACCTCGTTCCTCAATCTATTGGTAGTACTTGTGAGACGAGCCATCAAATTGGATTTTAACAAAAATGCTGCAATCACCAGGTGTTGACGATCTTCTGGTGAAACTTCATTTCCGGAATATGGTTCCAGTGGAGGTTTAAGCACGAAGGGAATGTCAGATTTTGTCTTGCCTTCCTCTGCAGAGGAACGAAGTTCCCCTACCTGTACTGCATCCATAATTTCTCCAGGTAGTTTAACTTTGCCTACACcccttttttttcttctttcaaGATGAATGTAACACAGTTGCTGTTTCATCTTCTTCACTGCCACCCTCAGTTGTAGCAGGTCTAGTAAATTTCTTTCTTTCATCAGTCGTATTCGTGTGAGAAAACAAGTACTTTGTTTGCACACAAACTTGCAATGTATAATCTTTATTTCATATAATAAGTAACATGTAAACTAACTACTGTAGGTAACTTTTCAAAGTTAAAATCAGGCAAATGAAGTGCGTCATCAATCAGACAGGGACTTGTAATTTAAGATTTACCATTTACCATTTATGGTGAGTTTTAATTTCCCCTGCGCTGCATGCAGTGCTCCATATATCTTCAGCTTAAGAATTCATGAAGGCTCCATTTATTTCCTCGGTATGCTTAAGTAATCCACCTGTCGGCTCTTCTCTTTTAAGCTTCAAAGATTCTACATAGGTCTCGGCTCCAACAAGTTTCTCTTGAGCATAGGATAATAATTTATTTGACACTACAGATAGAGACATCTCTTGCTGAGCCTTTATGTCCCGGTAAAAATTTTCCTTGTTTTTAGCATCATATTCTAGCACTTGACGGAGTTCAATCAACTTATTAACTTCTCTGCTAAAAGATGCAAAATCATCTCCAAATGCTCTCAGTGCAGTGAAACTCCTATTTGCAAGATTAGTCATGTCTTTGTGACTCAAATTGTACACACAACTTGTGAGGCAGCCAATTAATTAAGATATTAATATTAAGTAGGGAAGATGAAATTAATGAATTTTATGCAagatttttaataataatatttaggaTCTCAAACATTTTCCATATAAAATAATAGAtaatagcctttttcttaggccaGCATGCAAGCAGCCACTCGACCAATGACCAAAAAACGACGAGTTTAtcactaaataaaataaaaaataaattttattgtGATGAATTCCCTATACAAAAAAACAGATTTCAAGACTTGCCGActttcaataataaataaagatACACGAATTCTGGTCTAGACCGGTCACAGAAGAGATGATACGTACTACTAGTTTGCAGTATCTGTTTGACTGTTTCAGTTCGGAGATGGTGTTATAATTGCTATATGGCTGTTTCTGTTCTCCAAATTTCTATCTGAATGCGAGTTTTGCATGTTGACTTTTTCCTTCATGGAGACCACTTTCACAGAGCCAACTAACATATTCTCAACCAACCTCTAACTTGTACAATAGCATTTGTATGGTTGGTTGTCTCTGACCCCAGAAATTTTAGTGTCATAAATATTGGTACAACACGTTCATAGGGTTCGAAAGATGAGATGTATGCATACCTTACCCCTATTCCGAATCTGATGAAAAGGCAAGCATCTGCACTGAGGGTAGCGCGTTTTAGAACATTTGATCTATTATTGCAAATTATTATTTGATCTAGTAACATTTTAAGCACCTTACTTGAGTTCTCTTAATAGCCTAGCCTAGCCTAGCCTATCCATATGGGAAACTCATTGACATGTTTTGGCTGCAAGGCTCGCAGCAAAAAGGCCTCCAAATGGTCTCCGAATCCACGGTCTTTTATAGGATCGAGTGGTAGGAGAATGAATAATGCATTAAAAACTTTGTCATCATCTTCATCTGCCGTGAAGAGAGAAGTCATAGATGATGACCTTATTCGGCAACAAGCTCTTGCAGCATTTATGCTTCTTAGGCAACATCAACAGAATGGTTCTGTACCTCAATTTGATCGGTCAAACTCTGTTCAGTATCCATTGCCATCTTCAAAGAAACAGACTAAGCTGCCAAGAAGTTCAAGTTCAAGGCCAGGCTCATTGTTGGACCTTCCTCAAAATCAGCTAAACAAGAATCTGCAGGTTTTAAATTTTACTAATAATTAATGTCATGTATATTGAAGTTAGGTATTATCTGTCCCTATACATGTAGAGTGATATGTTTCTTTGTAGGATTTAAAGATCGAAGATCTTGAAACAAAGCATTTTGTTCTAGTCCATGGAGGTGGATATGGGGCGTGGTGTTGGTATAAGAGTATGGCACTGCTGAGAGAAGCTGGATTTGATGTTGATGCTGTAGATTTAACCGGCTCTGGAGTTGATGCTACCGACCCAAACAACATTACCTCGTTTTCTCATTATGTTAAACCTCTAGTTGATTTTCTTGATAATATCCGCGAAGGCCAAAAGGTGACCTTTCTCCTTGCCTGATTTTAATCTTCTTCTTCTTCGACCACTTTTCAAGTCATTATTCATAAGGGATGAACTTACAAGTAACAAGTGCATTTTGTGTAGGTGATCTTGGTTGGACATGATTTTGGTGGTGTGTGTGTTTCTTATGTGATGGAAATGTTTCCTTCCAAAGTATGGAAAGCCATTTATATTGCTGCACCAATGCTGACTAGTGGGAAGAGTACCCTTGCTACTTACCAACAACAGGTTTGTTTATTGAATTCAAGTTTTTTAGTTACATGATGTGATACAACTATAAAAGCTATAATGCATCTTTGGTTTACTTGATTCTTCATGCTATTATGCAGCCCTCAAGTGATTTGATGCAGCAAGCTCAAAGTTTCATATATGCTAATGGGAAGGATAATCCTCCAACTTCGATTTTCCTTGATAAAACATTACTAACAGACGTGTTATATAATCGGAGTCCTTATCGGGTATCACACCAAAATAACAATCTGCGATTTTTAAGTTTTCTAAGTAATTCATAAAACTAAAGTTTGGATCTCTACCTAAATGACAGGATAATATATTAGCATCAGTATCAATGAGGCCAATGCCGTTTGCACCAATTATGCACGAGCTCTCTCTTTCTGAAGCAAAGTATGGCTCCATTCAGCGGTTCTACATTAAGACAGATGAAGATTTTGCAGTCCCTGTAGCTCTCCAGGATTTGATGATTAATTCAAACCCTCCTGAAGATGTTTTCTTTGTAAAAGGCTCTGATCATTCGCCTTTTTTCTCCAAGCCTCAGGCTCTTCACAAGGTTTTAGTAGAAATATCAAAGCTTCCAACCAAACCAAATGTGAAGTCCTGGTAACAATTAGGGGATTTTTTTCAAATAAGAAATGAGAAAAGAAAGATAGCAAATGCCAACATTCGTGCAACCTACATTTGGTTGTAAATATGCAGTTGTAATTTATGGCCTTATTCTGTCGGTGCGGTTTCATCTCCAGCTCTTGCATCTGCTTGCTACACAGTATTATTGTCACATTGCTTAGCCAACGCTTAGCAAAACAAAAAACTTGTTAAGCTCCATATTCTAATAACCTTCATTTACCatttttgaattaattagttTGGTCATTGACTTTCTAGTTTCTACCCCTTGATTAACATTATACATTCAGGCACAACAGTAGTTCTTAAAAATGATAACATTTGACTCCAAA from Apium graveolens cultivar Ventura chromosome 5, ASM990537v1, whole genome shotgun sequence includes the following:
- the LOC141660831 gene encoding serine/threonine-protein kinase BLUS1-like, with product MKPPNYLADSKAYKLVDKVASSYYSTLYKAVYAHDDVHNHNVFIKIFDLNQKDDMYPLDPILKEIFQAKKCCQHPNIVRSVHCSFIKENHLCVVMPDSKKPLSSMGIFKHGLPEEIVAFVIMETLKAMDCIHGSGGRVHGNLCSTDVFLDEKANVKLEFPTWLTKTEVVEYPSSNKKNKKGDFSMVGTLAYDLFNGTGPAEKKLPELLEDFVRFCGSSSGGPATIHELMSHQFLKKFCHSDQYKKELKKLLTRKLRPRISSLFACIRF
- the LOC141661668 gene encoding putative methylesterase 11, chloroplastic, producing MGNSLTCFGCKARSKKASKWSPNPRSFIGSSGRRMNNALKTLSSSSSAVKREVIDDDLIRQQALAAFMLLRQHQQNGSVPQFDRSNSVQYPLPSSKKQTKLPRSSSSRPGSLLDLPQNQLNKNLQDLKIEDLETKHFVLVHGGGYGAWCWYKSMALLREAGFDVDAVDLTGSGVDATDPNNITSFSHYVKPLVDFLDNIREGQKVILVGHDFGGVCVSYVMEMFPSKVWKAIYIAAPMLTSGKSTLATYQQQPSSDLMQQAQSFIYANGKDNPPTSIFLDKTLLTDVLYNRSPYRDNILASVSMRPMPFAPIMHELSLSEAKYGSIQRFYIKTDEDFAVPVALQDLMINSNPPEDVFFVKGSDHSPFFSKPQALHKVLVEISKLPTKPNVKSW